In [Leptolyngbya] sp. PCC 7376, a genomic segment contains:
- a CDS encoding alpha/beta fold hydrolase, producing MMTQTPVASTALMPLDWSWRDQKICYTVQGEGQPLLLIHGFGASIGHWKHNIPALAEHGYQIFAIDLLGFGGSAKPAWDYSLELWQELLHDFWQDKIQRPTIFVGNSIGGLLSLAMLANYPDLCAGGVLINCAGGLNHRPDELALPLRLVMSAFAKLVSSPLTGKLIFNEIRRKFRIKGTLYQVYGDRRAVTDELVEMLYAPSCDEGAQKVFASVITAPPGENPTELLPKRKHPLLVLWGDQDPWTPIKGSQIYQDLAAANEGVEFHPIPGAGHCPHDENPTLVNSLISDWLSRLPN from the coding sequence CTGATGACCCAGACTCCCGTTGCTTCTACAGCCCTGATGCCTCTCGACTGGAGTTGGCGTGACCAAAAAATCTGCTATACCGTTCAAGGGGAAGGCCAACCCTTACTTCTCATCCACGGCTTTGGCGCATCTATTGGTCACTGGAAACACAATATTCCAGCCTTAGCCGAACATGGCTACCAAATTTTTGCGATTGATTTATTAGGCTTTGGTGGCTCGGCAAAACCAGCTTGGGATTACAGCCTAGAACTATGGCAAGAACTGCTGCATGATTTCTGGCAAGACAAAATTCAACGACCCACTATTTTTGTTGGTAATTCCATCGGTGGCTTATTAAGTTTGGCAATGTTGGCGAATTATCCAGATCTCTGTGCAGGTGGAGTTTTGATTAATTGTGCAGGGGGTTTAAATCATCGCCCTGATGAACTGGCTTTACCGTTACGTTTGGTGATGAGTGCTTTTGCAAAACTGGTGAGTTCTCCACTCACCGGAAAACTGATTTTCAATGAAATTCGCCGCAAATTTCGCATTAAAGGAACTCTTTATCAGGTTTATGGCGATCGCCGCGCAGTAACCGATGAGCTTGTTGAAATGCTTTATGCACCATCCTGCGATGAAGGAGCCCAAAAGGTTTTTGCATCAGTCATTACAGCACCACCAGGAGAAAACCCAACTGAACTTCTCCCCAAACGCAAACATCCCCTACTTGTCCTTTGGGGTGATCAAGATCCTTGGACACCAATTAAAGGTTCACAAATTTATCAGGATCTAGCAGCAGCCAATGAAGGTGTCGAATTTCATCCCATTCCGGGAGCAGGGCACTGCCCTCACGACGAAAATCCAACTTTAGTCAATTCACTCATTTCTGATTGGCTTTCCCGTCTACCAAATTAG
- a CDS encoding WD40 repeat domain-containing protein, with translation MVRADHFDLINAQNRRSQSVLERSLFFAPQEFSLLLVRCNYHALTAEVQKKLCASHQLNKLWQQQEQEFQFEYFGNIEFEQLVSGKKHRGVIYLRLTAASTNLESILSSVFEHLEKLGVQRDCAAGVMVSGLEQVGRLALSLALLNQVRDQLSYLLPCPLVLWLTERGARKLFRLAPDVKSWAVTSIQFNWDVEHLQKLLHQFEADCFRQLEQAGGLQFVSNKDLDLAADGRRRLELELARAELQQQEVAIAQCSEGFWAFIQGRDAYGSHDLTAAHQHYLDCLKIYGSLAPDTEITPEFLQGDFLTKAEGLSGDRLPKLAMLCFHLSLLYDEWAQEQYDGVQNWQQGEAYLRAGLALWKRLKNWPWVAHLTTALGLMLRQLESWQALEDLGWSTTKNLDMYCSQMLLTRNYGVLAEVAIANQQWEKAQMLAQSAIETYERCDEDTSEYDLPWYYLVIAQAQQHLVGSQAAIVYLESAHDLILRHLGQAQRQTWSGWYLRLYRDILQLLRHLHREMGHYEQAFDLQRELQQCEQQWGWQVFFGAAALPTPLATTTSELRQNTKNILLASRRQDDVKRLLERLSRDEHKLTILHGFSGVGKTSLLQAGLVPNLRGQLINARETLPIMLKKYGQWHRQLAKAIATERLQFIHHPSPGTDSEPITLLQENGNNNLLTVLIFDQFEQFLEQYPTPTERRDFFRFLTQCLQLPFIKIILSLREDHLAYLLEWETAGHLGIVNDNLLDRNIRYRLGNLEAEAAHNLLTFLSERAPRPLEAAFVDRLIGDLSDDLGTVRPIELQVIGFQLQQDNITTLGRYLELGRDPKQTVLEKFLSQIVDQCGSEHHHLAWQFLYHLTSPRQTRPEVTYDEFIRLCRSQKGSIPSCRAIADLILHIFVGTGLVIRHRYGVQDTYQLVHDYLVQPIRNRQSNVQSQELAERLASQDREISRIRRHWGQSIATIGALLAVVASMVFLAQRANRQRYRQWQVTQNAELMALSNASEALFYSDQQFEALLESLRATVRLRALLNSNPEAIAPATKLKVLSTLEQSYFGLQENNRFEGHSDSVFDINLSPDGQYLASAGLDNTVRLWNMEGELLQTMIGHEERVTRVVFAPDSQSIFSSSWDNTVKEWSISGKELRTLDVDLETLTAINLSNDGQRLAIAGGSGAALYNVDGSLIKRLVSDRVIYWINFSPDNTEILTLDDNNQITLWDQDGNVRQTLRIESIDATQLLFATFSPDGNTLIGSDTNGNLNFWQRGDRQELFTAESLNLLAAHTEPIFFVSFNQDGSQFATASADNLVKIWDKNFNLLNTFSGHRDDIRTAIFHPDTKQVISASMDKSMRLWEAVPDRRITLRHELPIRDLRFAKDGNHIATASLDTTIKLWERQSGKLLHTLQGHTDWINAVAWHPNGEKIISGSDDQTVRLWSRNGQPLETLTAHKNRVLDVEYSPDGSLFASSDLDGVINIWSADGTLLQTLAEHEDRVNSINFSPDSKLLASASDDRTVKVWQRRADNSFFLVSQFEPHSSWVTDVTFSGGGEYLAFSGYDNIIQVQQMRYQNNNPQFDEPITLKGHSDSIANLRFSPIVPLLATSTWNNQLQLWTLDDTLLKSLDGHTDLITGLDWSPDGGAIATASNDNTAIIWELDLDRLLAKSCDWLQFYLRHNPKVRDGDRQLCDPLEPFNSASSNRSENSQ, from the coding sequence ATGGTTCGCGCCGATCATTTCGATCTCATCAATGCACAAAATCGGCGATCGCAGTCTGTATTAGAGCGGTCACTTTTTTTTGCGCCCCAGGAATTTTCCCTCTTGCTTGTACGCTGTAACTACCATGCGTTAACTGCCGAAGTTCAGAAAAAATTATGTGCTTCCCACCAACTCAATAAACTTTGGCAGCAGCAGGAACAAGAATTTCAATTTGAATATTTTGGCAATATCGAATTTGAGCAACTTGTCTCAGGTAAAAAGCATCGGGGTGTTATCTACCTCCGTCTGACAGCGGCTTCCACAAACCTCGAAAGTATTTTAAGTTCAGTCTTTGAGCATTTAGAGAAGCTGGGAGTACAGCGAGATTGTGCCGCTGGTGTAATGGTTTCTGGTCTTGAGCAAGTAGGACGGTTGGCACTCAGCCTCGCATTACTAAATCAAGTGCGAGATCAACTGAGTTATCTGTTGCCTTGCCCACTAGTGCTGTGGTTAACAGAGCGTGGGGCTCGCAAGTTATTTCGACTAGCGCCAGATGTCAAAAGTTGGGCAGTCACTTCAATCCAATTCAATTGGGATGTCGAACATTTACAAAAACTTTTGCATCAGTTTGAAGCAGACTGTTTTCGGCAATTGGAACAAGCGGGAGGATTACAGTTTGTTAGCAATAAAGATCTTGATTTGGCAGCCGATGGACGACGACGTTTAGAGTTAGAGCTGGCAAGGGCTGAGTTACAGCAGCAAGAGGTGGCGATCGCCCAATGTAGTGAGGGATTTTGGGCATTTATTCAGGGTCGAGATGCTTATGGATCACATGATCTTACTGCCGCACACCAACATTATTTAGACTGTCTCAAAATTTATGGCAGTCTAGCTCCAGATACAGAGATTACGCCTGAGTTTTTGCAAGGAGATTTTCTAACAAAAGCGGAAGGTTTATCTGGCGATCGCCTCCCAAAATTAGCGATGTTATGTTTTCATCTGAGCTTGCTCTATGACGAATGGGCTCAGGAACAATACGACGGCGTTCAAAATTGGCAACAAGGCGAAGCTTATCTAAGGGCAGGTTTAGCTCTCTGGAAACGTCTTAAAAATTGGCCATGGGTCGCACATCTCACCACAGCATTGGGATTGATGCTAAGGCAGCTCGAAAGTTGGCAAGCCCTCGAAGATTTGGGTTGGTCTACCACCAAAAATCTAGACATGTATTGTTCTCAGATGTTGCTCACGCGGAATTATGGCGTGCTCGCAGAAGTGGCGATCGCCAATCAGCAATGGGAAAAAGCTCAGATGTTAGCCCAGAGCGCCATCGAAACCTACGAGCGTTGCGACGAAGACACTTCTGAATATGATTTGCCTTGGTACTACCTCGTCATTGCCCAGGCTCAACAACATTTAGTCGGGTCTCAAGCAGCGATCGTTTATCTCGAATCTGCCCATGATCTGATCCTGCGACACCTCGGCCAAGCCCAACGCCAAACCTGGTCAGGCTGGTATCTGCGGCTGTATCGCGATATCTTGCAACTGCTCCGACATCTCCACCGAGAAATGGGACATTATGAGCAGGCTTTTGATCTCCAGCGAGAGCTCCAGCAATGTGAGCAGCAATGGGGCTGGCAAGTCTTTTTTGGGGCAGCAGCGTTACCAACCCCATTAGCAACGACAACATCAGAACTTCGCCAAAATACCAAAAATATTTTGCTCGCATCCCGCCGCCAAGATGATGTCAAACGATTACTTGAACGGTTAAGTCGAGACGAACATAAACTCACTATTCTGCACGGCTTTTCGGGGGTAGGTAAAACATCGCTATTGCAAGCGGGGCTAGTCCCAAATTTACGAGGGCAACTGATTAATGCCCGGGAAACCTTGCCAATCATGCTGAAAAAGTATGGGCAATGGCACAGGCAACTCGCTAAGGCGATCGCCACCGAACGGCTACAGTTTATCCATCATCCCAGTCCTGGTACTGACTCTGAACCGATTACGCTCCTCCAGGAAAACGGCAACAATAACCTTTTAACTGTTTTAATTTTTGATCAGTTTGAGCAATTCCTCGAACAATACCCGACACCGACTGAACGACGAGACTTTTTTCGCTTTTTAACGCAATGTCTGCAATTGCCTTTTATCAAAATAATTTTGTCGCTGCGGGAAGACCATTTGGCCTATCTACTGGAATGGGAAACGGCAGGTCACTTGGGCATTGTTAACGACAATTTACTCGATCGTAATATTCGTTATCGCCTCGGCAATCTTGAGGCAGAAGCCGCCCACAATTTACTGACATTTTTGTCAGAGCGGGCACCTCGCCCTTTGGAAGCAGCTTTTGTTGATCGCTTAATTGGAGATCTCAGTGATGATTTGGGTACAGTTCGTCCGATTGAATTACAGGTCATTGGCTTCCAGCTCCAGCAGGATAATATCACCACCCTAGGTCGGTATTTGGAGCTAGGGCGGGATCCAAAACAGACGGTTCTCGAAAAATTTTTGTCTCAAATCGTCGATCAATGTGGCTCAGAACATCATCATCTCGCCTGGCAGTTTTTGTATCATCTCACCAGCCCTCGCCAAACTCGTCCAGAGGTTACCTACGATGAATTTATTCGGCTTTGTCGTAGTCAAAAAGGGAGTATTCCAAGTTGCCGGGCGATCGCCGATCTGATTTTGCATATTTTTGTGGGGACAGGATTAGTCATTCGCCATCGTTATGGCGTTCAGGATACCTACCAGCTCGTCCATGACTATTTGGTTCAGCCCATCCGCAATCGCCAGAGTAATGTGCAATCGCAGGAACTAGCTGAGCGTCTCGCCTCGCAGGATCGAGAAATTAGTCGTATTCGTCGCCATTGGGGGCAGTCTATAGCAACAATTGGAGCTCTCCTCGCAGTGGTTGCATCGATGGTATTTTTAGCGCAACGAGCCAATCGTCAGCGGTATCGTCAGTGGCAAGTTACCCAAAATGCCGAACTAATGGCCCTCAGCAATGCCTCAGAAGCATTGTTTTATAGCGATCAGCAATTTGAAGCGTTACTCGAAAGTTTACGGGCAACAGTTAGGCTACGCGCTCTCCTTAATTCCAATCCTGAGGCGATCGCCCCAGCAACCAAACTGAAAGTGTTAAGCACCCTCGAACAATCATATTTTGGGCTACAGGAAAATAATCGTTTTGAGGGTCATAGCGATTCGGTATTTGACATTAATCTCTCCCCTGATGGTCAATATCTTGCCTCAGCAGGACTCGATAATACGGTGCGCCTGTGGAATATGGAGGGCGAACTTCTCCAAACAATGATTGGCCATGAGGAGCGAGTCACAAGGGTGGTATTTGCGCCAGATAGTCAATCGATCTTTTCGAGTAGCTGGGACAACACAGTCAAAGAATGGTCGATCTCTGGCAAGGAGTTACGCACTTTAGATGTAGATCTGGAGACACTGACAGCCATTAATCTCAGCAATGATGGTCAACGCTTGGCGATCGCCGGTGGGTCTGGAGCGGCACTCTACAATGTGGATGGCTCACTGATTAAAAGGTTAGTTAGTGACCGCGTGATCTATTGGATAAACTTTAGTCCTGACAACACCGAAATTCTCACCCTTGATGACAACAATCAAATCACTCTCTGGGATCAAGACGGAAATGTCCGCCAAACTCTCCGCATCGAAAGTATTGACGCCACCCAACTTTTATTTGCAACCTTTAGTCCAGACGGCAACACTCTAATTGGCAGCGACACCAACGGCAATCTCAATTTCTGGCAGCGGGGCGATCGCCAAGAATTATTTACTGCGGAGAGCCTGAATTTATTAGCAGCTCACACCGAGCCTATTTTCTTTGTGAGCTTTAACCAAGATGGCAGTCAATTCGCGACAGCCAGCGCCGATAATCTCGTCAAAATTTGGGACAAAAATTTCAATCTGCTCAATACTTTTTCTGGCCACCGCGATGACATTCGCACCGCTATTTTCCATCCAGATACAAAACAAGTTATTTCCGCCAGCATGGATAAAAGCATGCGCCTCTGGGAAGCCGTACCAGATAGGCGCATTACCCTCCGACATGAGTTGCCCATCCGTGACCTGCGCTTCGCCAAAGATGGTAACCATATCGCTACCGCCAGCCTCGATACAACGATCAAACTTTGGGAGCGCCAAAGCGGCAAACTTCTCCACACGTTACAAGGTCACACAGATTGGATTAATGCAGTGGCTTGGCATCCCAATGGCGAAAAAATCATTAGCGGTAGTGATGATCAAACCGTTCGACTCTGGTCACGCAACGGTCAACCACTAGAGACTCTGACAGCTCACAAGAATCGAGTTTTAGACGTGGAATATAGTCCTGACGGTAGCTTGTTTGCGTCCTCAGATTTAGATGGGGTCATAAATATTTGGTCAGCGGATGGCACCTTACTTCAAACCTTGGCAGAGCATGAAGATCGCGTTAACAGCATTAATTTCAGCCCCGACAGCAAATTGCTAGCATCAGCCAGCGATGATCGCACGGTTAAAGTGTGGCAACGGCGCGCTGATAATAGCTTTTTCCTTGTGTCACAATTTGAACCACACAGTAGTTGGGTTACCGATGTCACTTTTTCGGGAGGCGGCGAATATTTAGCGTTTTCGGGCTATGACAATATCATTCAAGTCCAGCAGATGCGCTATCAAAACAACAATCCCCAGTTTGATGAACCCATTACTCTCAAAGGTCACAGCGACAGTATTGCGAACCTCCGGTTTAGTCCAATTGTGCCGCTCCTCGCCACGAGCACTTGGAATAATCAGCTCCAACTCTGGACATTAGACGATACGTTGCTCAAAAGTTTAGATGGTCATACTGATCTCATTACAGGTTTGGATTGGAGTCCAGATGGTGGGGCGATCGCCACAGCGAGTAATGACAACACCGCAATTATCTGGGAGCTAGATCTCGACCGACTCCTAGCAAAAAGCTGTGATTGGTTGCAGTTTTATCTGCGCCATAACCCCAAAGTTCGGGACGGCGATCGCCAGCTTTGTGACCCCCTAGAACCATTCAATTCGGCGTCATCAAACCGCTCTGAAAATAGCCAATAA
- a CDS encoding P-loop NTPase fold protein produces the protein MAFSPSDPMALQLQEFFRACNPSKTLNLANPGDRQYYIDFAAVRGGKIIEALARTITRLSPEEPTCQLFTGHIGCGKSTELLRLKALLEQENFEVIYFESSRDLDMEDVSISDILLAVARSVSEHLEGIDISLKPSYFQQLFEEIKDFLQTPVQLDAKAELSLGLAKITARTKESPRLRQQIRQSLEPRTEGILRSINEELLGQANLALKQRGKKGLVVIIDNLDRISSRQATRDRSLPEYLFIDRGQQLRRLNCHVIYTIPLALIFSNEYQALKNRLGGGVAPRMLPMVPIQKRDRSLDSKGLILLQQLVLARAFPKLSPRQRIECIPKLFDSSITLNRLCLISGGHVRTLLGLLYNCLQQTDPPFTRDCIEMVIKGYRDDILLAVEDHEWKMLAQVMQQQTIRGEQEYQILLRSLFVYEYQDQQGRWFGINPALAETNRFKQMLQSLG, from the coding sequence ATGGCGTTTTCACCTTCTGATCCGATGGCATTGCAGCTACAGGAATTTTTCCGGGCTTGTAATCCCAGTAAAACGCTTAATCTTGCTAATCCGGGCGATCGCCAGTATTACATTGACTTTGCGGCGGTGCGGGGCGGCAAAATTATCGAAGCCTTAGCCCGGACGATTACCCGTCTTTCTCCGGAGGAACCCACCTGCCAACTTTTCACTGGCCATATCGGCTGCGGAAAATCGACAGAATTATTGCGACTTAAAGCCCTCTTAGAGCAAGAAAACTTTGAGGTAATCTATTTCGAGTCCAGTCGCGATCTCGATATGGAAGACGTCAGCATTAGCGACATTTTATTGGCTGTGGCACGTTCAGTCAGCGAACATCTCGAAGGTATTGATATTTCCCTCAAACCCAGCTATTTCCAGCAGCTTTTTGAGGAAATCAAAGATTTTTTACAAACACCAGTCCAGCTCGACGCAAAAGCAGAACTATCTCTCGGTCTCGCAAAGATCACTGCTCGCACAAAAGAAAGTCCACGATTACGACAACAAATTCGTCAGTCTCTAGAGCCGCGCACCGAAGGTATTTTGCGATCAATTAATGAAGAGCTTTTAGGACAGGCAAATCTAGCGCTCAAGCAACGGGGCAAAAAAGGATTGGTTGTGATCATCGATAATCTTGATCGTATTTCCTCTCGCCAAGCGACTCGCGATCGCTCCCTTCCTGAGTATTTATTTATTGACCGTGGTCAACAACTCCGGCGTTTAAATTGCCATGTGATTTATACAATTCCGCTAGCCCTCATTTTTTCCAATGAATATCAAGCCCTAAAAAATCGATTAGGTGGTGGCGTTGCTCCAAGAATGCTGCCGATGGTACCAATCCAAAAACGTGATCGCAGCCTCGATTCAAAAGGTTTGATTTTGCTGCAACAGTTGGTTTTAGCCAGAGCTTTCCCCAAGCTATCTCCGCGTCAACGCATTGAGTGCATCCCGAAATTGTTTGACAGCAGTATCACTCTGAATCGTCTGTGTCTAATCAGTGGTGGTCATGTGCGGACTCTCCTAGGGCTCTTGTATAACTGCCTCCAACAGACCGATCCACCATTTACTCGCGACTGTATTGAAATGGTGATCAAGGGCTATCGCGACGATATTCTATTGGCAGTTGAAGATCATGAGTGGAAAATGCTTGCTCAGGTGATGCAGCAGCAAACAATTCGGGGAGAACAGGAATATCAGATTTTGCTCCGGAGCCTCTTTGTCTATGAATATCAAGACCAGCAAGGTCGTTGGTTTGGGATTAATCCAGCCTTGGCAGAAACCAACCGATTTAAACAAATGCTCCAAAGCCTCGGCTAA
- a CDS encoding cell division protein FtsQ/DivIB yields the protein MPDTVSVIRDDLRKRRKQKQRQRSIRWVQGLWRSFALIGIASGAVWLTTRPEWVLYSSEQIEIEGNTSLSVSTVRELIPLDYPQSLLSLKPQRLEQEIETEGPIAEAIVTRHLLPPSLSVQVQERLPVARSVAPISPQTKGNASQQGYLDEQGNWLPETAYREVTDEITLPTLEVIGIRAIQIEQWEQSYPVLQRSPVKIFSVDWQDSNNLKLNTANGQFHLGSDLAQLEEQLVAIAKLATLDEKIIPNNIDYVDLSDPNQPIIKARIASKEAP from the coding sequence ATGCCTGACACAGTTTCCGTAATTCGCGATGATCTCCGCAAACGTCGCAAACAAAAGCAACGGCAACGCTCAATTCGTTGGGTTCAAGGACTATGGCGATCCTTTGCACTGATTGGCATTGCGTCTGGGGCAGTATGGCTAACGACTCGTCCAGAATGGGTTTTATATAGCAGTGAACAGATTGAAATTGAAGGCAATACCTCTTTGTCTGTCAGCACTGTGCGGGAGCTGATCCCTTTGGATTATCCCCAATCTCTCCTTTCCTTAAAGCCCCAACGCCTTGAACAGGAAATCGAAACAGAAGGGCCGATTGCAGAGGCGATCGTTACCCGCCATTTACTGCCCCCCAGTCTTTCTGTCCAAGTGCAAGAACGATTACCTGTGGCGCGATCAGTTGCACCGATCTCTCCCCAAACTAAAGGGAACGCTTCACAACAGGGTTATCTTGATGAGCAAGGGAACTGGCTACCGGAGACAGCCTATCGCGAAGTAACCGATGAAATAACCCTGCCAACTCTTGAAGTAATAGGAATTCGGGCCATTCAGATTGAGCAATGGGAGCAAAGCTATCCAGTGTTGCAGCGATCGCCCGTCAAAATTTTTAGTGTTGATTGGCAAGACTCAAATAATCTAAAGCTCAATACCGCCAATGGCCAGTTTCATCTTGGTAGCGATCTTGCCCAACTCGAAGAACAACTCGTGGCGATCGCCAAACTTGCGACCTTGGACGAAAAGATTATTCCGAATAATATTGATTACGTAGATTTATCAGATCCGAACCAACCTATTATTAAAGCCCGCATTGCCTCTAAGGAAGCCCCTTAA
- the ftsZ gene encoding cell division protein FtsZ, producing the protein MSNLTTAADNNKSEFQITPSSVAQIKVIGVGGGGGNAVNRMLESGVSGIDFWSINTDAQALTNALAPNRLQIGQKITRGLGAGGNPAIGQKAAEESRDEIAQALEGADLVFITAGMGGGTGTGAAPVVAEIAKDLGCLTVGVVTRPFKFEGRRRTNQAEEGITALQSRVDTLLVIPNNQLLNVIAPETPMQEAFRIADDILRQGVQGISDIITIPGLVNVDFADVRAVMADAGSALMGIGVGSGKSRAREAAIAAISSPLMESSVEGAKGVVLNITGGHDLTLHEVNAAAEAIYEVVDPNANIIFGAVIDEQLQGEIRITVIATGFVADAPQEETSVPSPLRRGFPPMPQKSARPTEQPPTQQQPPNNPRPLRSEPKQPQQQPPQRPNSTGLDIPEFLQRRRSPRR; encoded by the coding sequence ATGAGTAACCTGACGACAGCCGCAGACAACAACAAGTCAGAATTTCAGATCACACCCAGCAGTGTTGCTCAGATTAAGGTGATTGGTGTTGGCGGTGGCGGCGGTAACGCAGTTAACCGGATGCTCGAAAGTGGCGTTTCTGGGATTGATTTTTGGTCAATTAATACTGATGCTCAAGCATTAACTAACGCCCTCGCTCCAAATCGTTTACAGATTGGGCAAAAAATCACCCGTGGTCTCGGAGCTGGTGGTAACCCTGCCATTGGTCAAAAAGCAGCTGAAGAATCCCGTGATGAAATCGCCCAAGCTTTAGAAGGTGCTGATTTAGTCTTCATTACCGCTGGTATGGGTGGTGGTACAGGTACTGGAGCCGCACCTGTTGTGGCAGAGATCGCTAAAGACTTAGGTTGTCTGACTGTGGGCGTAGTGACCCGTCCGTTTAAGTTTGAAGGTCGTCGTCGAACAAATCAGGCAGAAGAAGGTATTACTGCTCTTCAAAGTCGTGTTGATACATTACTTGTCATTCCCAACAATCAATTGCTGAATGTTATCGCGCCAGAAACGCCGATGCAGGAAGCCTTTCGGATTGCTGACGATATCCTCAGACAGGGTGTCCAAGGTATTTCAGACATCATTACTATCCCTGGTCTAGTGAACGTTGACTTCGCTGATGTTCGTGCGGTAATGGCTGATGCCGGTTCTGCGCTAATGGGTATTGGCGTGGGTTCTGGGAAGTCTCGCGCAAGGGAAGCGGCGATCGCCGCTATTTCTTCGCCGTTAATGGAGTCTTCTGTTGAAGGAGCGAAAGGTGTTGTCCTGAATATTACAGGTGGCCATGATTTAACCTTGCATGAAGTAAATGCTGCTGCTGAAGCCATTTATGAAGTGGTTGATCCCAATGCCAATATTATTTTTGGTGCGGTGATCGATGAGCAACTACAGGGTGAAATTCGCATTACTGTAATTGCCACTGGTTTTGTTGCTGATGCTCCGCAAGAAGAAACCTCTGTCCCATCACCATTGCGCCGTGGTTTTCCACCAATGCCTCAGAAATCTGCGCGGCCAACTGAGCAGCCACCCACCCAGCAGCAACCTCCTAATAATCCGCGACCTTTGCGTTCTGAGCCTAAGCAACCGCAGCAACAGCCTCCACAGCGCCCGAATTCTACTGGTTTAGATATCCCTGAATTCTTACAACGTCGTCGTTCTCCTCGCCGTTAA
- the thiD gene encoding bifunctional hydroxymethylpyrimidine kinase/phosphomethylpyrimidine kinase has protein sequence MTLKPNIALTIAGSDSGGGAGIQADLRTFAFHKVHGTSAITCVTAQNTVGVTDVVAINPAQVVAQVDAVVSDIGVQAVKTGMLLNECIIVAIAAQAEAGKLPNLVVDPVMVSRTGVELIDDAAIACLRKKLVPQAKILTPNRYEAQILSGMMINTLADMEVAAQKILTLGCEAVLVKGGAMVGENQGVDVWFDGDRLEVLRTQTVDTPHTHGTGCTLSAAITAQLALGKEPLEAVKLAKKYVTEALRFSLAIGKGTGPVGHFYPLLAYESFTSFP, from the coding sequence ATGACTTTGAAGCCTAATATTGCGCTTACGATTGCCGGTTCTGATAGTGGTGGTGGTGCTGGGATTCAGGCAGATTTACGGACGTTTGCGTTCCATAAGGTGCATGGTACTAGTGCGATTACTTGTGTCACAGCTCAGAATACCGTTGGGGTGACGGACGTTGTCGCGATTAATCCCGCGCAAGTTGTCGCTCAGGTTGATGCCGTGGTGAGTGATATTGGCGTGCAAGCAGTTAAAACGGGCATGCTTCTCAATGAATGTATTATTGTGGCGATCGCTGCGCAAGCTGAGGCAGGAAAGTTGCCCAATTTAGTCGTTGATCCGGTGATGGTGTCGCGTACTGGAGTGGAATTGATTGATGATGCAGCGATCGCCTGCCTACGTAAAAAATTAGTTCCCCAAGCGAAAATTTTGACCCCCAACCGCTATGAAGCCCAGATCTTAAGCGGCATGATGATTAACACTCTGGCAGATATGGAAGTCGCTGCCCAAAAGATTTTGACCTTGGGTTGTGAGGCTGTGCTAGTGAAAGGAGGTGCGATGGTCGGCGAAAATCAAGGCGTTGATGTTTGGTTTGATGGCGATCGCCTCGAAGTGCTCCGTACTCAAACAGTTGATACGCCCCATACCCACGGCACTGGCTGTACTCTATCCGCAGCCATTACAGCTCAGTTAGCCCTCGGAAAAGAGCCATTAGAGGCCGTAAAGCTTGCGAAAAAATATGTCACCGAAGCCTTGCGCTTTAGCCTCGCAATTGGGAAAGGTACAGGGCCAGTCGGTCATTTTTATCCCTTGCTCGCCTACGAGAGTTTCACGTCTTTTCCTTGA